GGTGAGCGAAGACGACCACGTCGATATCGTTCCGCCGCTCGCGGGTCTCGCTGTGGATGTTCTCGAGTACAACGTCTGTCCCGGCACCCGTGTCATCCGCAGCACCGATTTCGGCGACTCGCGTGTGCGGCGTGAACGTGACGTTTCGCTCCGAAAGCGTGCCGAGGAGCTGGTTCTGGACGTACTGCTGGACGTTTTCGCCGGGCGAGTACGTCGCCGTCGCGAGTTCGACGCTCGCTGCGCGACCAGACTCGGAACACGCCATAGCCACGTCCAGTGCGGCCTCGTTGCCGTCCCAGTCCGAGACGAGAACGGTGTCGCCGCGGACGCTATCGGGGTCTGCGAGCAGTTCGCCGGGCGTCAACACACGCGCATCGGCGGTGATTGGAATATTCGGCACGCGGCCAGCCGCTCCTGTCGCCAGCACGACGGCGTCCGCCGAGTCGTCTGCGTCTGCGTCTGCGTCTGCGTCTGCGCCTGCGTCCGCGAGTTCGGCTGGTTCGAACCGCGTCTCGAGTTGGACGTCGACACCCGCGTTCGCCGCACGGGTCGCGAGCGTGTCGATCCAGTCGCCGAACGCACCGCGATGTGAGAGGTCGGCGTAGTGGCGAACCTGGCCGCCGAGTCGATCCGCTTGCTCGAGGAGCGTCACGTCGTGGCCGCGGTCGGCTGCGGCCGTCGCACAGACGAGTCCGGCGGGGCCGCCGCCGACGACGGTCACGGCCGAAGCTGTTGAGACAGTCTCGTCGTCCGCAAACTCTCGCTCGCGTCCCGTCTCGGGGTTGACCGTACAGCGGATCGGGAGCCCCTCCTGGTATCTGCCGATACAGCCCTGGTTGCAGGCGACACAGGGCGTTACGTTCTCGCGGTTGTCGGTCGCCACTTTCCGAGGCAGCGACGGGTCGGCGATGAGCGCTCGCGTCATCCCGACGACGTCGGCTGCGCCCTCTCGAATCAACTGATCGCCGATTTCAGGCTCGTTGATCCGCGAGGTGACGATTACCGGGACATCGACGAGTTCCTTGACGGCCTCTCCGGGCTGTTCGACGACGCCGTGGTCCTCCGTCGCCGGCGGGACGATGTAGCTACAACTTCGGTGGGTACTCGAACTGCCGACGACGACGCTCCAGTAGTCGAGGTCGCAGGCGGCGTCGATGTGCTCGATGATGGGGATCGTCTCCGAAAAGTCGAGTCCGCGGCGGTGGCGCTCTTCAGCGCTCAGTCGGACACCAACGGCGAAGCCGTCGCTGGTTCGCTCCCTGATCTCGTCGACGATGTCGACGGTGAACCGACAGCGGTTCTCGAGGTCGCCACCGTACTCGTCGGTGCGGTCGTTGAGATGCGGACTCCAGAACTGTGCGGGGAGGTAGCTGTGCGAGCCGACGATCTCGACGCCGTCCAGTCCGGCCCGCTCCATCCGCTCGGCTGCAGCGGCGAAGGAGTCGATCATCTCGCGAACTTCCGCGGTCGTCAGCGGTCTCGGGACGACCTTCAGTCGGTCGGTCGGCGTATCCGACGGCGCAGGGGCCGGCGGTGCGTAGTCGCCCGTGTAGCGCTCGCGGCCGCCGTGGAAGAGCTGTGCGAAGACGGCCGCGCCATCGTCGTGGAGCTGCTCTGTGACGGGTTCGTAGGCGTCAACGATGGCGTCCCGGCTCGCGTCGATCGTGTGCGAGGTCAGTAGACCGCTCTCGTCGACTGCGTGAGCTTCGAGAACGATCAGACCGGCCCCACCCTGTGCGCGGGCCCGGTGATACGCGGTGAAATCTTCGGTCGGGAGGTGATCCGAGACGAGCGTCGTCTGGTGGCCCGAGGACATGATTCGATTCCGCAGCGTGACGTCACCGATTGACAAGGGGTCGAAGAGACTCTCGTAACCCATACCTGCATCTTGGTATCATACAACACAAATGTATCGACAGCCGTGACAGACCGACAACGCATCACGGCCATAACTGCTATGCCAGTATCACATAACCTACAGACATGAGTGAACGTGGCGAACTGCAAAACGTGGTCGAGCACACCGAGACCGTCCACGAGCGCATCGGTGAGACGGTCGCAGTAACCGAAACGCAGTCGACGGAACTCGCGGCGCTGCGCCGCGAGATCGACACGTTGAGTGCAACGATGGAGGAGGTTGCCTCGAGTGCGACCGAGGTCGAGACGCTAACCGAGGAGGCGTCCGACACTGCTTCGAGCGGCGTCGAACGGAGCGAGAGGGTGAGCGAGCACGCCGATCAGGCATCTGCCGACGTCGAACGATTGCTGGACGCCGTCGAATCGGTCGGCGAACAGACCGACCGCGTCCACGAAATCGTCGACATCATCGTCGATATTGCCACGCAAACGCACGTACTGGCACTCAATGCGAGTATCCAGGCTGCACACGCCGGTGAGTCAGGAGCCGGCTTCGCCATCGTCGCAGACGAGGTCAAAGCACTCGCCGAGGAGACGGAGTCGAACGCGACCGAGATCCGCTCGGTCCTCGACACGCTGACGACTGACATCGAGACCGGACTCGAACGCGGCACCGAGACGCAGGGATCCGTCGAGGAGATGGTTGCGCAGGTCGACGAGATGGCCGACGCGCTGGGCGAGATTCAGCGCGCCGTCGAACGCTCGAGCGACGGCGTCCGCGAGATTGCAGACGCGAACGACGATCAGGCCGTCAGCGTTTCCGAACTGGCGACGCGACTCAACACGGTTTCCGAGCAGGCCCAGACGGTCCAACAGGAGATGACAGCGGTCGACGCCGACGCAGACGCACAGCGCCAGCGGATTCGGCACATTACGTCCTTCGTGGACAACCTCCCCGGCTACGCCTACCGCAACGAGAATGAAAAGGGCTGGCCGGTGCAGTTCGCCTCCGAGGGTATTGCCGAACTGACCGGCTATACGTCGTCACAGCTCGTCAGCGGCGAGGTCTCCGTCGGCGACGACATCGTCCACGACGACGACCAGGCAGCGATCTGGGAAACCGTCCAGAAGCACCTCGACCGGCGCGACTCGTTCGCACTCGAGTACCGGATGAACACAGCCAGCGGAGACGTCATTCGCGTCCGCGAGCAGGGACGAGGGCGGTACGACGAGAACGGCGAGGTCGTCGCCATCGAGGGCTACGTCTGGCGCGTTGACAACACCTACAAACAGATCGCACCGAAACGGTCTGCAGCGCACGACGGTGAGACGGAGCCAGCGCGCGAGCGCGACCGCGACCGATCCTCGACGGTCGGCGCAGAATAGGAACCCGGCTCAGAGCGTCTCGACGTACTGTTCTCGCTCCCAGTCGGTCACCGTCTTGCGGAACGACTCGAGTTCCGCTCGCTTGGCGGCGACGAACGCCTGGATCAGGTCCTCGCCGAGGCGAGCGGTCAGCGTCTCGTCGGACTCGAGTGCGGCGAGTGCGAGTTCGGGTGACTGTGGAAGCGGCGGCCGGTCGCCGGCGGGGTCGCCGGAGACGGGTGGTTCGGGTTCGAGGTCCCGTTCGATGCCGTCGAGGCCGGCCGCGATGGTGGCGGCGATGACGAGGTAGGGGTTCGCGTCGGCGCTCGGAATTCGGTTCTCGATGCGGGTGGTTCCGGAAGGGATTCGGAGGCCCGTCATGCGGTTGTCGTAGCCCCAGGAGGCGGTGTAGGGCGCGAACGAGCCGCGTTCGTAGCGCTTGAAGCCGTTGATCGTGGGTGTGCCGAGCGCGGCGAGGGCGTCTGCGTGGTCGACGACGCCGGCGACGAACTGGCGGCCGGTTCGTGAAAGGGTGGCCTCGCCGTCGTTGGTGGTACGCTCGCTCATATCCACGTCGTCCGCTTCAAACACGTTCTCGCCGTCCCGGAACGCCCCAATGTGGAGGTGATATCCACTTCCTGCGCGCCCGCCGAACGGCTTGGCCATGAACGTCGCCCACAGATCGTGACA
This genomic stretch from Natrialba magadii ATCC 43099 harbors:
- a CDS encoding FAD-dependent oxidoreductase, with protein sequence MGYESLFDPLSIGDVTLRNRIMSSGHQTTLVSDHLPTEDFTAYHRARAQGGAGLIVLEAHAVDESGLLTSHTIDASRDAIVDAYEPVTEQLHDDGAAVFAQLFHGGRERYTGDYAPPAPAPSDTPTDRLKVVPRPLTTAEVREMIDSFAAAAERMERAGLDGVEIVGSHSYLPAQFWSPHLNDRTDEYGGDLENRCRFTVDIVDEIRERTSDGFAVGVRLSAEERHRRGLDFSETIPIIEHIDAACDLDYWSVVVGSSSTHRSCSYIVPPATEDHGVVEQPGEAVKELVDVPVIVTSRINEPEIGDQLIREGAADVVGMTRALIADPSLPRKVATDNRENVTPCVACNQGCIGRYQEGLPIRCTVNPETGREREFADDETVSTASAVTVVGGGPAGLVCATAAADRGHDVTLLEQADRLGGQVRHYADLSHRGAFGDWIDTLATRAANAGVDVQLETRFEPAELADAGADADADADADDSADAVVLATGAAGRVPNIPITADARVLTPGELLADPDSVRGDTVLVSDWDGNEAALDVAMACSESGRAASVELATATYSPGENVQQYVQNQLLGTLSERNVTFTPHTRVAEIGAADDTGAGTDVVLENIHSETRERRNDIDVVVFAHRGEVAYEPFREAAAQTDVPVHRVGDSWAPRSLDEAVREGYELGREL
- a CDS encoding methyl-accepting chemotaxis protein, producing the protein MSERGELQNVVEHTETVHERIGETVAVTETQSTELAALRREIDTLSATMEEVASSATEVETLTEEASDTASSGVERSERVSEHADQASADVERLLDAVESVGEQTDRVHEIVDIIVDIATQTHVLALNASIQAAHAGESGAGFAIVADEVKALAEETESNATEIRSVLDTLTTDIETGLERGTETQGSVEEMVAQVDEMADALGEIQRAVERSSDGVREIADANDDQAVSVSELATRLNTVSEQAQTVQQEMTAVDADADAQRQRIRHITSFVDNLPGYAYRNENEKGWPVQFASEGIAELTGYTSSQLVSGEVSVGDDIVHDDDQAAIWETVQKHLDRRDSFALEYRMNTASGDVIRVREQGRGRYDENGEVVAIEGYVWRVDNTYKQIAPKRSAAHDGETEPARERDRDRSSTVGAE